One part of the Acinetobacter sp. XS-4 genome encodes these proteins:
- a CDS encoding cold-shock protein: MTAREQGVVKWFNDTKGFGFIQRNGGDDVFVHFRAIVGDGHRSLRDGQRVEFSVVQGQKGFQAENVQPLD; encoded by the coding sequence ATGACAGCTCGCGAACAAGGCGTAGTAAAGTGGTTTAACGACACTAAAGGTTTTGGTTTTATTCAACGTAACGGCGGTGACGACGTATTCGTTCATTTCCGTGCAATCGTTGGTGACGGCCACCGTTCTTTACGTGACGGCCAACGCGTAGAATTTAGTGTAGTACAAGGTCAAAAAGGTTTTCAAGCTGAAAACGTTCAGCCTTTAGACTAA
- the thiS gene encoding sulfur carrier protein ThiS, translating into MQIYLNGELTDTPCQNLLQLIQEMALEGKRFAVEHNQQIVSKSKLEQITIAQHDRIEIIHAVGGG; encoded by the coding sequence ATGCAAATTTATTTAAATGGCGAATTAACGGACACGCCTTGTCAAAACCTGTTACAACTCATTCAGGAAATGGCACTTGAAGGAAAACGATTTGCTGTCGAGCACAATCAGCAAATCGTTTCTAAAAGCAAATTAGAGCAAATCACTATTGCTCAACATGACCGTATCGAAATTATTCACGCTGTTGGCGGCGGCTAA
- a CDS encoding thiazole synthase: MQDTPLIIGSRSFQSRLLVGTGKYKDLNETDLAIQASGAEIVTVAIRRVNIGQNPDQPNLLSVIPPEKYTILPNTAGCFDADSAVRTCMLARELLDGHNLVKLEVLGDEKTLYPNVTETLKAARTLIDDGFEIMVYTSDDPIIAQELESMGCVAIMPLGSLIGSGLGILNPHTISIIKENAKVPVLVDAGVGTASDAAIAMELGCDGVLMNTAIAAAQNPILMASAMKKAVEAGREAFLAGRMPRKRMANASSPETGYFFK; the protein is encoded by the coding sequence ATGCAAGACACCCCTCTCATTATTGGTTCACGTTCTTTTCAATCTCGTTTATTGGTAGGAACTGGCAAATATAAAGACTTAAATGAAACAGATTTAGCCATTCAAGCGAGTGGTGCAGAAATCGTAACTGTCGCAATCCGCCGTGTGAATATTGGACAAAATCCAGATCAACCGAATTTACTCTCTGTCATTCCGCCAGAAAAATATACAATTTTGCCAAATACCGCAGGTTGTTTTGATGCTGATAGCGCAGTGCGCACTTGCATGTTAGCACGTGAACTTCTAGACGGTCATAACTTGGTAAAACTTGAAGTTTTGGGTGACGAAAAAACGTTATATCCAAATGTAACTGAGACTTTAAAAGCCGCACGCACTTTGATTGATGACGGTTTTGAGATTATGGTCTACACATCTGATGACCCGATCATTGCTCAAGAACTTGAAAGTATGGGCTGTGTTGCGATCATGCCTTTAGGTAGTCTTATTGGTTCTGGTTTGGGTATTTTAAACCCTCACACTATTTCAATTATTAAAGAAAATGCAAAAGTGCCAGTTTTGGTCGATGCAGGTGTTGGTACAGCAAGTGATGCAGCTATTGCCATGGAACTTGGTTGTGACGGCGTGCTGATGAATACAGCAATTGCAGCTGCTCAAAACCCTATTTTGATGGCTTCTGCAATGAAAAAAGCTGTTGAAGCTGGTCGTGAAGCATTTTTAGCGGGTCGCATGCCACGCAAACGTATGGCAAATGCAAGCTCACCAGAAACAGGCTACTTCTTTAAGTAA
- the rpoH gene encoding RNA polymerase sigma factor RpoH, which translates to MSDSSNQLMPLSLSAPGVNLGAYISTVNQIPILTAEQEKELAERYYYDQDLDAAKMLVMSHLRFVVHIARSYAGYGLPQGDLIQEGNLGLMKAVKRFDPNMGVRLVSFAVHWIKAEIHEYVIRNWRIVKIATTKAQRKLFFNLRSLKKSSKKLTLEEAQSIANDLNVTAEQVLEMEGRLTAYDAAFEAQGDDDDDTPHTAPALYLEDNRYDPARLVENEDWEEQSTSALHDAMDQLDDRSRNILQRRWLDDDKSTLHELAAEYNVSAERIRQLEKNAMEKIKIAMSAS; encoded by the coding sequence ATGAGTGACAGCAGCAATCAATTGATGCCCCTGTCATTGTCTGCGCCCGGTGTAAACCTTGGTGCATATATCAGTACTGTCAATCAGATTCCTATTTTAACGGCCGAGCAAGAAAAAGAACTTGCTGAACGTTATTATTATGACCAAGATCTAGATGCCGCAAAAATGCTGGTAATGTCGCATTTACGTTTCGTCGTTCACATTGCGCGCAGCTATGCAGGTTATGGCCTACCACAAGGCGACCTTATTCAAGAAGGTAATTTAGGCTTAATGAAAGCCGTGAAGCGTTTCGACCCAAACATGGGTGTGCGTCTTGTATCTTTTGCCGTCCACTGGATTAAGGCAGAAATTCACGAATACGTTATTCGTAACTGGCGTATTGTCAAAATTGCAACGACCAAAGCACAGCGTAAATTATTTTTCAATTTACGTAGTTTAAAAAAATCGAGTAAAAAATTAACGCTCGAAGAAGCTCAATCGATTGCGAATGACTTAAATGTTACTGCAGAACAAGTTCTGGAGATGGAAGGTCGTTTAACCGCTTATGATGCTGCTTTCGAAGCTCAAGGCGATGACGACGATGACACCCCACATACTGCGCCTGCGTTATATCTTGAAGATAACCGCTATGATCCAGCTCGTTTAGTTGAAAATGAAGACTGGGAAGAGCAAAGTACATCTGCTTTACATGATGCAATGGATCAGTTAGATGACCGTTCGCGTAACATTTTACAACGTCGCTGGTTAGATGATGATAAATCTACTCTCCACGAATTAGCGGCCGAATATAATGTATCAGCAGAGCGTATTCGCCAGCTTGAAAAGAATGCAATGGAAAAAATTAAAATTGCTATGTCTGCAAGCTAA
- a CDS encoding DUF423 domain-containing protein: MWIAISALNLAFAVMLGAFGAHGLKAHASPEQLVWWHTATDYFFYHALGLLALGILSKVILTFPIKLPFILIQIGILFFCGSLYIMALGLPRILGAITPIGGAFMIAGWLVLAWNALKYAK; the protein is encoded by the coding sequence ATGTGGATTGCCATTTCAGCCCTTAATCTTGCCTTTGCAGTCATGTTGGGTGCTTTTGGAGCACATGGTCTTAAAGCTCATGCGAGTCCGGAGCAACTTGTTTGGTGGCATACTGCAACCGACTATTTTTTTTACCATGCTTTAGGTCTCTTAGCACTTGGTATTTTAAGTAAAGTTATCCTTACGTTCCCCATTAAATTACCATTCATATTGATTCAGATCGGTATTTTATTCTTCTGTGGTTCACTCTATATCATGGCACTTGGATTACCGCGAATTTTAGGGGCAATTACCCCAATTGGTGGAGCATTTATGATAGCTGGATGGCTCGTTTTGGCTTGGAATGCCCTCAAATACGCAAAATAA
- the yaaA gene encoding peroxide stress protein YaaA, whose translation MLALISPAKTLDYETALPTDEFTQPRLLEHSEQLIDVSRKLSASEIASLMSVSEKIATLNADRFRDWKPEFDFSNARQAIYAFKGDVYTGLDAYHLKDKDIAFAQQHLRMLSGLYGLLRPLDLMMPYRLEMGTKLKNMRGHNLYEFWGEIITNQINEDLAAIKSELLVNLASDEYYKSVNEKKIKAEIIKPVFLDQKNGKYKVISFYAKKARGLMARFMIENQLNKAEDIKAFNTDGYYFDAENSSAKELVFKRDEQVA comes from the coding sequence ATGCTTGCTTTAATTTCTCCTGCAAAAACTTTGGATTATGAAACAGCGTTACCTACAGATGAGTTTACTCAGCCTCGCTTGTTAGAACATTCAGAACAATTAATTGATGTTAGCCGTAAACTTTCTGCTTCTGAAATTGCGAGCTTAATGAGTGTCAGTGAAAAAATTGCCACACTGAATGCAGACCGATTTAGAGATTGGAAGCCCGAGTTTGATTTTTCAAATGCTCGTCAGGCAATTTATGCGTTTAAAGGTGACGTATATACGGGTTTAGATGCGTACCACTTAAAAGACAAAGATATTGCTTTTGCACAGCAGCATTTGCGTATGCTCTCTGGTCTATATGGTTTATTGCGTCCTTTAGATTTAATGATGCCTTATCGTCTTGAGATGGGTACTAAACTAAAAAATATGCGTGGTCATAATTTGTATGAATTCTGGGGTGAAATTATCACAAACCAGATTAATGAAGACTTGGCAGCCATTAAATCTGAATTACTTGTAAACCTAGCTTCAGATGAGTATTACAAGTCGGTCAATGAGAAGAAAATTAAGGCTGAAATTATTAAGCCTGTTTTTCTAGATCAGAAAAATGGTAAATATAAAGTCATTAGTTTCTATGCGAAAAAAGCACGCGGTTTAATGGCTCGTTTTATGATTGAAAACCAATTAAATAAAGCTGAAGACATCAAAGCGTTTAATACTGATGGATACTACTTTGATGCTGAGAATTCATCAGCAAAAGAGTTGGTGTTTAAGCGCGATGAACAAGTGGCTTAA
- the rhlB gene encoding ATP-dependent RNA helicase RhlB — protein MTSGFETLNLHPQLKKAIDALGFKQMTPIQQKVLKYTLGGHDAIGRAQTGTGKTAAFLISVINDLLHNPIQGQRFRGEPRALILAPTRELALQIESDAKLLTKFSDLHIVTLLGGVDFDKQKKQLDANFVDIMVATPGRLIDFVEQKEVWLDQIEFLVIDEADRLLDMGFIPSVKRIVRFSPRKEERQTLMFSATFSYDVLNLARQWLFEPITVEIEPEQKTNNDVEQRVYVVAKQDKYRLLQDILREEPIDKVMIFANRRDQVRRLYDHLKRDGYRVGMLSGEIAQDKRLKMLEQFKQGKNNVMIATDVAGRGIHVDGVSHVINYTLPEQSDDYVHRIGRTGRAGSQGVSISFLSEDDAFYLPEIEKAIGKKLPLTRLEGYC, from the coding sequence ATGACATCTGGTTTTGAAACCTTGAATTTACATCCGCAACTTAAAAAGGCGATTGATGCTTTAGGGTTTAAGCAAATGACCCCGATTCAGCAAAAGGTTTTAAAATATACGTTGGGCGGGCATGATGCTATTGGTAGAGCACAAACGGGAACAGGTAAAACTGCAGCATTCCTTATTAGTGTCATTAATGACTTATTACATAACCCGATTCAAGGGCAGCGTTTTCGTGGTGAGCCACGTGCCTTGATTTTGGCGCCTACTCGTGAGTTGGCATTGCAAATTGAAAGCGATGCGAAATTACTCACAAAATTTTCAGATTTACACATCGTGACACTGTTAGGTGGTGTAGATTTTGATAAGCAAAAGAAACAGCTAGACGCTAATTTTGTCGATATCATGGTTGCCACTCCTGGGCGTCTAATTGATTTTGTAGAACAAAAAGAAGTTTGGCTTGATCAAATTGAATTCCTTGTCATTGATGAAGCTGACCGCTTATTGGACATGGGTTTTATTCCTTCTGTAAAACGTATTGTGCGTTTTTCTCCGCGTAAAGAAGAACGTCAAACCCTTATGTTCTCGGCTACTTTTAGTTATGACGTGCTTAATTTGGCGAGACAATGGTTGTTTGAGCCAATCACTGTTGAAATTGAGCCTGAGCAAAAAACCAATAACGATGTTGAACAACGCGTTTATGTAGTGGCTAAACAAGATAAATATCGTTTGCTACAAGATATTCTGCGTGAAGAACCGATCGATAAAGTCATGATTTTCGCTAATCGACGTGATCAAGTACGCCGTCTTTATGATCATTTAAAGAGAGATGGGTATCGGGTCGGGATGCTTTCTGGTGAAATTGCTCAAGATAAGCGTTTAAAAATGTTAGAGCAGTTTAAGCAGGGTAAAAATAACGTCATGATTGCAACTGATGTTGCAGGCCGTGGTATTCATGTTGATGGCGTATCTCATGTAATCAACTATACTTTACCTGAGCAATCAGATGATTATGTGCACCGCATTGGTCGTACAGGTCGTGCTGGGTCACAAGGTGTAAGTATTAGTTTCTTATCTGAAGATGATGCTTTTTACTTGCCAGAAATTGA
- a CDS encoding sulfurtransferase TusA family protein: MTNTSSTLAVIEINALGQPCPMPLLMLKRELKKVSGKQLFLLKSSDPHSEIDVTRYCGLHHFMCQTTQISEREFHYLIETQ; the protein is encoded by the coding sequence ATGACCAACACTTCTTCTACTCTAGCAGTTATTGAAATTAATGCTTTGGGCCAACCATGTCCAATGCCGTTATTAATGCTAAAACGCGAACTTAAAAAAGTATCGGGTAAACAGCTATTCTTATTAAAATCTTCTGACCCTCATAGTGAAATAGATGTAACTCGTTACTGTGGTTTACATCATTTTATGTGTCAGACGACACAGATATCTGAAAGAGAATTTCACTATTTAATTGAAACTCAATGA